A single Tenacibaculum sp. 190524A02b DNA region contains:
- the argS gene encoding arginine--tRNA ligase: protein MSIQTLIETKVKEGFLTLYDVEIPSVEFQATRKDFEGDVTVVVFPLLRYKKGNPVQIGEDLGKYIVENVEEITNYNVVKGFLNLVVSDLFYLNFFSQINSNSTYGYAKQNSADARMVEYSSPNTNKPLHLGHVRNVLLGYSVAEILKAAGHKVYKTQIINDRGIHICKSMLAWQRFGNGETPESTGLKGDKLVGNYYVKFDKEYKKEIEVIVATGVSEDDAKKQAPLFLEAQEMLRKWEAGDKEVVALWEMMNGWVYKGFDVTYENIGVNFDKLYYESNTYLLGKDIIEEGLKNNVFFKKEDGSVWCDLTEDGLDEKLVLRSDGTAVYMTQDIGTAIQRAKDFTDLNGMVYTVGNEQDYHFKVLFLILKKLGYNWADQLHHLSYGMVDLPSGKMKSREGTVVDADDLMIEMSDTARDISQELGKLEGYSTEEKESLYKIIGLGALKYFILKVDPKKRILFDPQASVDFQGNTGPFVQYTYARIQSILRKAEFDYTTIINTIALHEKEKELIKQLELYPEIIQQAAKNYSPAVVANYTYDLVKEFNSFYQNVSILGEENQDKKVFRVQLSKKVADTIKSAFLLLGINVPERM from the coding sequence ATGAGCATACAAACCTTAATTGAAACCAAAGTAAAAGAAGGATTTTTAACCTTGTATGATGTAGAAATTCCATCAGTAGAATTTCAAGCAACCCGTAAAGATTTTGAAGGCGACGTAACAGTTGTTGTTTTCCCTTTACTGCGGTACAAGAAAGGAAATCCTGTACAAATTGGAGAAGATTTAGGTAAATATATTGTAGAAAACGTAGAAGAAATTACAAATTATAATGTAGTTAAAGGTTTTTTAAACTTAGTAGTAAGTGATCTTTTTTACTTAAACTTTTTCAGTCAAATTAATAGTAATAGTACCTACGGTTATGCTAAACAAAATAGCGCTGATGCCCGTATGGTAGAATATTCTTCACCAAATACGAATAAACCTTTGCATTTAGGGCATGTTAGAAATGTTTTGCTAGGCTATTCGGTTGCTGAAATTTTAAAAGCTGCAGGACATAAGGTATACAAAACTCAAATTATTAATGATAGAGGTATTCATATTTGTAAATCAATGTTAGCTTGGCAACGCTTTGGTAATGGAGAAACTCCTGAATCAACAGGTTTAAAAGGTGATAAATTAGTAGGAAACTACTATGTTAAGTTTGATAAAGAATACAAAAAGGAAATTGAAGTTATAGTAGCAACTGGTGTTAGTGAAGATGATGCTAAAAAACAAGCTCCTTTATTCTTAGAAGCCCAAGAAATGCTTCGTAAATGGGAAGCAGGTGACAAAGAAGTTGTTGCTCTATGGGAAATGATGAATGGATGGGTTTATAAAGGTTTTGACGTAACTTATGAAAATATTGGTGTTAATTTTGACAAACTATACTATGAAAGCAACACCTATTTGTTAGGAAAAGACATTATTGAAGAAGGTTTAAAGAATAATGTGTTCTTTAAAAAGGAAGATGGTTCTGTTTGGTGTGATTTAACAGAAGATGGTTTAGATGAAAAGTTAGTACTTCGTTCTGATGGTACTGCTGTTTATATGACACAAGATATAGGTACGGCTATCCAGCGTGCAAAAGATTTTACGGATTTAAACGGTATGGTATATACTGTAGGAAATGAACAAGACTATCATTTTAAAGTTTTATTCTTAATCCTAAAAAAGTTAGGATACAATTGGGCAGATCAATTACATCATTTAAGTTACGGAATGGTAGATTTACCATCTGGAAAAATGAAATCACGTGAAGGTACTGTAGTTGACGCAGATGATTTAATGATAGAAATGTCTGATACAGCTCGTGATATATCACAAGAATTAGGAAAATTAGAAGGGTACTCTACTGAAGAAAAAGAATCTTTATATAAAATTATTGGATTAGGAGCTTTAAAATATTTTATTTTAAAAGTAGACCCTAAAAAGAGAATTTTGTTTGATCCACAAGCTTCTGTAGATTTCCAAGGAAATACTGGTCCTTTTGTTCAATACACGTATGCAAGGATTCAATCTATTTTACGTAAAGCTGAATTTGATTATACAACTATAATTAATACTATAGCATTACACGAAAAGGAAAAGGAGCTAATTAAACAATTGGAACTTTACCCTGAAATTATACAACAAGCAGCTAAGAATTATTCTCCAGCTGTAGTAGCTAATTATACATATGATTTAGTAAAAGAGTTTAACTCGTTTTACCAAAACGTATCTATTTTAGGAGAAGAAAATCAAGATAAAAAAGTATTTAGAGTACAGTTGTCTAAAAAGGTAGCTGATACTATAAAATCCGCATTTCTTTTATTAGGAATTAACGTTCCTGAAAGAATGTAA
- a CDS encoding LytTR family DNA-binding domain-containing protein, which produces MSTLRCLIVDDEAPAIRLLKSYVQKVPFLELVSTTTNPIEAISIIEKNDLDLIFLDIQMPTITGIQLSKIVQDKINIIFTTAYPQFAIESYELNAIDYLLKPFEFERFYQAVLKIKPKIDSNLLNISNEFIFIKTNGKNNFEKVYIHEIIYIESLKNYVSIHLKEKQIITYSTLKHFEHELPVKSFIKIHKSFIVAIQHISKTDSLSIFLTNGKNLPIGDTYKKEFFEKINKLIL; this is translated from the coding sequence ATGAGTACTTTAAGATGTTTAATTGTAGATGATGAGGCTCCAGCCATAAGATTATTAAAGTCTTATGTGCAAAAAGTACCGTTCTTAGAATTAGTTAGCACAACTACTAATCCTATTGAAGCTATTAGTATCATTGAAAAAAATGATTTAGACTTAATATTTTTAGATATACAAATGCCTACCATTACAGGTATTCAACTTTCTAAGATAGTTCAAGATAAAATTAATATTATTTTTACTACAGCCTATCCTCAATTTGCTATAGAAAGTTATGAATTAAATGCTATTGATTACCTCTTAAAACCTTTTGAATTTGAGCGTTTTTATCAGGCTGTTTTAAAAATTAAACCTAAAATAGATAGCAATCTACTAAATATTTCTAATGAATTCATTTTTATAAAAACTAATGGTAAAAATAATTTTGAAAAAGTATACATCCATGAAATTATATACATAGAAAGTTTAAAAAACTATGTATCTATTCATTTAAAAGAAAAGCAAATAATTACTTACAGTACTCTAAAACATTTTGAACATGAACTACCTGTAAAAAGTTTTATTAAAATTCATAAATCATTTATTGTTGCTATTCAACATATTTCTAAAACAGACTCTCTTTCTATTTTCCTTACAAATGGTAAAAATTTACCTATTGGTGATACTTATAAAAAAGAGTTTTTTGAAAAGATTAATAAGTTAATTTTATAA
- a CDS encoding T9SS type A sorting domain-containing protein translates to MKTKLSFAYLIGVFLLFSFDTYAQGINSAPLSGIEVTSTATWKPFSIPGLEGAGFGGWYSGGDFILEANGRNTVKDPVSGNIQLITENTVINASNNYTTNREPIRTNDYKVWDNQTGFIGFQGVHNGGNVYGWLKVTVTNVSGTITLSITEYAYNTTHDEPIIAGATAPAITWTGTTDNDWATASNWSSGSVPSTTDDVIIPNGLTNYPTISSSVTVNSINIASGASLVTGTSSVTGNVIYNRNLGTTNWYLVSSPVNGETIDNLKVQNSFAAGTGGDRIGIAPYKNDGTAWNYYTNSSTGAITSGQGYSVKLTAVGNISFSGTINSSNVTFPITQSTNDFNLIGNPYTSYAQLGTFVADNTSLSEATIWLWNQATSSYDTKVGGIDANFQIAPGQGFFVKAGSNTNAEFTTSNQSHQNDTFQRDSKVEVTLNAVSNKKTKSTKLYYLNGVSTSFDNGYDGTLFNGVSNNYEVFTQLVSENQGQNLAIQSLPLSNMETTIVPVGLIAQANETIEFSIQTSNLPNAIEVYIEDKKTNTITNITNDSYSVTLNEDLNNIGRFYLHTTSQKLSSDDINNSLSNIGIYKSSNNELTITGLQSKKSTLNVYTVLGKQVTKREFTSNGISRVSLPEITTGLYIVEIASELGKTTKKIVIE, encoded by the coding sequence ATGAAAACAAAATTATCTTTTGCCTATTTAATAGGTGTTTTTTTACTTTTTTCCTTTGACACATATGCACAAGGAATTAATTCTGCACCACTATCAGGTATTGAAGTTACTTCTACAGCAACCTGGAAGCCGTTCAGTATTCCTGGTTTAGAAGGTGCTGGATTTGGAGGCTGGTATTCCGGTGGGGATTTTATATTAGAAGCCAACGGTAGAAATACTGTCAAAGATCCTGTTAGTGGTAATATTCAACTTATCACTGAAAATACAGTCATCAATGCTTCAAATAATTATACAACTAATAGAGAGCCTATTAGAACAAATGATTATAAAGTATGGGATAACCAAACTGGTTTCATTGGTTTTCAAGGTGTCCATAATGGTGGAAATGTATATGGATGGTTAAAAGTAACTGTAACAAATGTCAGTGGTACAATAACACTTTCAATTACTGAGTATGCCTATAACACAACTCATGATGAACCTATAATAGCAGGTGCAACTGCACCAGCAATAACTTGGACTGGAACTACCGATAATGATTGGGCAACCGCTAGCAACTGGAGTTCTGGAAGTGTACCTTCAACTACTGATGATGTTATAATCCCAAATGGATTAACTAATTACCCTACTATTAGCTCTTCTGTAACTGTAAATTCAATAAATATAGCATCAGGGGCTTCTTTAGTAACAGGTACTTCTTCAGTAACCGGCAATGTTATTTATAATAGAAATTTAGGAACTACTAACTGGTATTTAGTTTCTTCACCTGTTAATGGTGAAACAATTGATAATTTAAAAGTTCAAAATAGTTTTGCTGCTGGTACTGGTGGAGATAGAATAGGTATTGCTCCTTATAAAAATGACGGTACGGCATGGAATTATTACACTAATAGTTCTACAGGAGCCATTACCTCTGGTCAAGGATACTCTGTAAAACTTACAGCTGTAGGTAATATCTCTTTCTCGGGAACTATTAACTCTAGCAATGTAACTTTTCCTATTACCCAATCAACTAATGATTTTAATTTAATAGGTAACCCTTACACTTCTTATGCACAGTTAGGTACTTTTGTAGCAGATAATACTTCACTTTCTGAAGCTACAATTTGGTTATGGAATCAGGCTACAAGTAGTTATGATACAAAAGTTGGAGGTATAGACGCTAATTTCCAAATAGCTCCTGGCCAAGGTTTTTTTGTTAAAGCTGGATCAAACACTAATGCTGAATTTACAACTAGTAATCAAAGTCATCAAAATGATACTTTCCAAAGAGATTCTAAAGTTGAAGTTACTTTAAATGCTGTTAGTAATAAAAAGACTAAATCTACCAAATTATATTATTTAAATGGTGTTTCTACAAGTTTTGATAATGGATATGATGGAACACTTTTCAACGGTGTTAGTAATAATTACGAAGTGTTTACCCAATTAGTAAGTGAAAATCAAGGGCAAAACCTAGCCATACAATCATTACCATTAAGTAATATGGAGACTACAATTGTTCCGGTTGGATTAATTGCTCAAGCTAATGAAACAATAGAGTTTTCGATACAAACTTCTAACTTACCTAACGCGATTGAAGTATACATAGAAGATAAAAAGACTAATACAATTACCAATATTACTAATGATAGCTATTCAGTTACTTTAAATGAAGATCTAAACAATATTGGAAGATTTTATTTACACACAACAAGTCAAAAATTAAGTTCAGATGATATCAATAACTCACTAAGTAATATCGGTATCTATAAGTCTTCTAATAACGAATTAACAATTACAGGCTTACAAAGTAAAAAATCTACTTTAAATGTATACACGGTGCTTGGTAAACAGGTTACTAAACGAGAATTTACATCTAATGGAATATCAAGAGTTTCACTTCCAGAAATAACTACAGGTTTATATATTGTTGAAATAGCCTCAGAATTAGGAAAAACTACTAAAAAAATTGTTATTGAATAA
- a CDS encoding T9SS type B sorting domain-containing protein: MTGDYTVTVTAKNCQGTDESKSSTTQVTINANSFIINENPNPLNVCEKTLISLEIDEVTDAKYHWIGPNNFEADTRIVEIPNASLEMSGDYTVAVTAINCLGIEETKLSTVVVTVSLETFPVNQAPQPVNVCLDERIELEIDAIPNASYSWEGPNNFTATTREVAIPNASIDMTGNYIITTTITNCLNEEVSQTNRVLVTVTDCSGTPTTTIPSFFTPNQDGINDTWTVDNNLFSFTTINIYNRFGKLIKQLTPENNSWDGTYNGRNMPSNDYWYVINYVDKPQDKGHFSLLRK, from the coding sequence ATGACTGGGGATTATACCGTTACTGTAACTGCTAAAAACTGCCAAGGTACTGATGAATCAAAATCTAGTACTACTCAAGTTACTATAAATGCCAATAGTTTTATTATAAATGAAAATCCTAATCCTCTTAATGTTTGTGAAAAAACTTTAATTTCTCTAGAAATTGATGAAGTTACAGATGCCAAATACCATTGGATTGGCCCTAATAATTTTGAAGCAGACACTAGAATTGTTGAAATTCCTAATGCTAGCTTAGAAATGAGTGGAGATTATACAGTTGCGGTTACCGCTATAAACTGTTTAGGTATAGAAGAAACAAAATTAAGCACAGTAGTAGTTACTGTCAGTTTAGAAACTTTTCCTGTAAACCAAGCCCCACAACCTGTAAATGTATGCCTCGACGAAAGAATTGAATTAGAAATTGACGCTATTCCTAATGCTTCTTATTCATGGGAAGGCCCCAACAACTTTACTGCAACTACTAGAGAAGTAGCTATTCCTAATGCATCCATAGACATGACTGGTAACTATATTATTACCACTACTATTACCAATTGTCTTAACGAAGAAGTATCTCAAACCAACAGAGTACTGGTAACAGTAACAGATTGTTCTGGAACTCCAACAACAACTATTCCTTCATTTTTCACACCAAATCAAGATGGAATTAATGACACTTGGACGGTTGATAATAACCTTTTTTCATTCACAACCATAAACATATACAACCGTTTTGGTAAATTAATAAAACAACTTACTCCCGAAAATAATAGTTGGGACGGTACTTACAACGGCAGAAACATGCCTTCAAACGATTATTGGTATGTTATCAATTATGTTGATAAACCTCAAGACAAAGGACATTTTAGTTTATTAAGAAAGTAA
- a CDS encoding DUF5694 domain-containing protein, which produces MKRIYVLFIVFVLIITSCKQQTKKVVLAENSIEKKKNSITDLKKIQVLNFGTFHMGKTLDENKTEFDEHDKKNQQEVHKIAKMLAVFKPTVIVVETPPTYNKKLQSLYKKYLNNPEIKFKNPDEIELLAYELGRLSNTEKIYGIDHKMSYNYNVGGEIKNEIDAEWHDKYYQNPLQYYPEVNYSEKELNLLGKLKQTNHDRYLDFLITVNADMLTHVGTNESFEGADEAAKYYQRNLRMFSNLNRLELKEDDRVFILMGASHTAFFRDFISRSPKYKMVDTFEYLK; this is translated from the coding sequence ATGAAAAGAATATATGTATTATTTATAGTATTTGTTTTAATAATTACTTCATGTAAACAGCAAACTAAGAAAGTAGTTTTAGCGGAGAATTCTATAGAAAAGAAAAAGAACTCTATAACTGATTTAAAGAAAATTCAAGTTTTGAATTTTGGAACATTTCATATGGGAAAAACCTTAGATGAAAATAAAACTGAATTTGATGAACATGATAAAAAGAATCAACAAGAAGTACATAAAATAGCTAAAATGCTGGCAGTTTTTAAGCCTACTGTTATTGTTGTAGAAACACCTCCAACTTATAATAAAAAGTTACAATCTCTTTATAAGAAGTATTTAAACAATCCTGAAATAAAATTTAAAAACCCTGATGAAATTGAGCTTTTAGCCTATGAGTTAGGAAGACTTTCAAATACGGAGAAAATTTATGGAATAGATCATAAAATGAGTTATAATTACAATGTAGGAGGAGAGATTAAAAATGAAATTGATGCAGAATGGCATGATAAGTATTATCAAAACCCTTTACAGTATTACCCAGAAGTTAATTATAGTGAAAAAGAATTGAATCTGTTAGGTAAATTGAAACAAACCAATCATGATCGTTATTTAGATTTTTTGATAACAGTAAATGCTGATATGTTAACTCATGTAGGTACTAATGAAAGTTTTGAAGGAGCAGATGAAGCGGCAAAATATTACCAAAGAAATTTACGAATGTTTAGTAACTTAAATAGGTTAGAGTTAAAAGAGGATGATAGAGTATTTATATTGATGGGAGCTAGTCATACAGCATTTTTTAGAGATTTTATAAGTAGGAGTCCGAAATATAAAATGGTTGATACTTTCGAGTATTTAAAGTAA
- the lpdA gene encoding dihydrolipoyl dehydrogenase: MKYDVLVIGSGPGGYVTAIRASQLGFKTAVVEKENLGGICLNWGCIPTKALLKSAQVYDYLKHVDEYGLKAEAIDKDFEAVIKRSRGVAEGMSKGVQFLMKKNKIDIIDGFGKIKTGKKVDVTDKDGKVTEYSAEHIIIATGARSRELPNLPQDGKKVIGYREAMSLPTQPKSMIVVGSGAIGVEFAHFYNSMGTDVTIVEFMPNIVPVEDKDVSKQMERSFKKAGIKVMTNSSVESVDTSGDGVKATVKTKKGEQVLEADIVLSAVGIKTNIENIGLEDVGIITDRDKILVNDWYQTNIPGYYAIGDVTPGPALAHVASAEGITCVEKIAGVHTEVIDYGNIPGCTYATPEIASVGLTEEKAKEQGYDIKVGKFPFSASGKAKAAGTPEGFVKVIFDAKYGEWLGCHMIGAGVTDMIAEAVLGRKLETTGHEVLKAIHPHPTMSEAVMEAVADAYDEVIHL; the protein is encoded by the coding sequence ATGAAATACGACGTACTAGTAATAGGAAGTGGTCCTGGAGGTTATGTAACTGCCATTAGAGCATCACAATTAGGTTTTAAAACTGCCGTAGTTGAAAAAGAAAACTTAGGTGGTATTTGCTTAAACTGGGGATGTATTCCTACTAAAGCTTTATTAAAATCTGCTCAAGTATATGATTATTTAAAGCATGTAGATGAGTATGGTTTAAAAGCAGAAGCTATAGATAAAGATTTTGAAGCTGTTATTAAACGTAGTCGTGGTGTTGCTGAAGGAATGAGCAAAGGTGTTCAATTCTTGATGAAGAAAAATAAAATTGATATCATTGACGGATTTGGAAAGATTAAAACTGGAAAAAAAGTAGATGTTACAGATAAAGATGGTAAAGTAACTGAATATAGTGCTGAACATATTATCATTGCTACTGGAGCACGTTCTCGTGAGCTGCCAAACTTACCACAAGACGGTAAGAAAGTAATCGGATATCGTGAAGCTATGAGCTTACCAACACAACCTAAATCTATGATTGTTGTGGGTTCTGGTGCTATTGGTGTTGAATTTGCACATTTCTACAACTCAATGGGTACAGATGTTACTATTGTTGAGTTTATGCCAAACATTGTTCCTGTAGAAGATAAAGATGTTTCTAAACAAATGGAACGTTCTTTTAAGAAAGCCGGAATTAAAGTAATGACAAATTCTTCTGTAGAGTCTGTTGATACTTCTGGTGATGGAGTAAAAGCTACGGTTAAAACCAAAAAAGGAGAGCAAGTTTTAGAAGCTGATATTGTATTATCTGCTGTAGGAATTAAGACTAATATTGAAAACATCGGATTAGAAGATGTTGGAATTATTACAGATAGAGATAAAATTTTAGTAAACGACTGGTATCAAACAAACATTCCTGGATATTATGCAATTGGTGATGTTACACCTGGGCCAGCACTAGCACACGTTGCTTCTGCAGAAGGAATTACTTGTGTAGAAAAAATAGCTGGTGTTCATACAGAAGTTATTGACTATGGAAACATTCCTGGATGTACTTATGCTACACCAGAAATTGCCTCTGTTGGTTTAACTGAAGAAAAAGCTAAAGAGCAAGGATATGATATCAAAGTTGGTAAATTTCCTTTTTCTGCTTCTGGAAAGGCAAAAGCTGCTGGTACACCAGAAGGTTTTGTAAAAGTAATCTTTGATGCTAAATATGGTGAGTGGTTAGGTTGTCATATGATTGGAGCTGGCGTTACTGATATGATTGCTGAAGCTGTTTTAGGTAGAAAACTAGAAACAACTGGTCATGAAGTATTAAAAGCCATCCACCCTCACCCAACGATGAGTGAAGCTGTAATGGAAGCTGTTGCTGATGCTTATGATGAAGTAATACATCTATAA
- a CDS encoding sensor histidine kinase, whose product MKPKNTFKYHLILGFIIIAMDLFRHYVTGGHNTFVKDYNGIGITLKTTFYITFFSVYFINISIICPRTLTQKNLSYFFIGQASLFFIFAGIRYFLEEIVIYSISGFHNYSDYSRTFWYYIFDNSYFSLKVILFSTFIYLLFRFIENKNKIHELQLEHKKAELGALKMQLEPHFLFNTLNVFYSELAEKQPETAKGIFKLSELLRYLTYEAQKDFMPLKKEIKFIKDYIYFYEKRFENSLFLNLSTEGVINEQQIPSLVLIHFIENIFKHGIINEKNNPAKISIKVSTDFLELKTYNKISNVKNYSNKGIGKENLKKRLMLLFNKNFTFEHKEVNNTYTAYLKIPIKNKLL is encoded by the coding sequence ATGAAACCGAAAAACACATTTAAATACCACCTTATATTAGGATTTATTATCATAGCAATGGATCTTTTTAGGCATTATGTTACTGGTGGACACAATACATTTGTTAAAGACTACAATGGCATAGGAATTACTTTAAAAACGACATTTTATATTACTTTTTTTAGTGTTTATTTTATTAATATTAGCATTATTTGCCCCAGGACTTTAACACAAAAAAATCTTAGTTATTTTTTTATAGGTCAAGCTTCTCTATTTTTCATTTTTGCTGGAATACGCTATTTTTTAGAAGAAATTGTAATCTATTCCATTAGTGGTTTTCATAATTATTCAGATTACAGTCGTACTTTTTGGTATTATATTTTTGACAATTCTTATTTTAGCTTAAAAGTAATTTTATTTAGTACTTTTATATACTTACTCTTCCGTTTTATTGAAAATAAAAACAAAATTCATGAATTACAATTAGAACATAAAAAAGCTGAATTGGGGGCTTTAAAGATGCAATTAGAACCTCATTTTTTATTTAATACTTTAAATGTTTTTTATTCTGAATTAGCAGAAAAACAACCAGAAACAGCAAAAGGAATTTTCAAACTATCAGAACTATTAAGATACCTTACCTATGAAGCTCAAAAAGATTTTATGCCTTTAAAGAAAGAAATTAAGTTTATTAAAGATTATATTTACTTCTATGAAAAAAGGTTTGAGAATAGTCTTTTTTTAAATTTATCTACTGAAGGGGTAATAAATGAGCAACAAATCCCGTCACTAGTTTTAATTCATTTTATTGAAAATATCTTTAAACATGGAATTATTAATGAAAAAAATAACCCTGCTAAAATTTCAATAAAAGTAAGTACAGACTTTTTAGAACTTAAAACATACAATAAAATTTCAAATGTAAAAAACTATAGTAACAAAGGTATAGGAAAAGAAAATTTAAAAAAACGATTAATGCTGCTTTTTAACAAAAACTTTACCTTTGAACATAAAGAAGTAAATAACACGTATACTGCCTATTTAAAAATACCTATTAAAAACAAGCTACTATGA